Proteins from a genomic interval of Callospermophilus lateralis isolate mCalLat2 chromosome 1, mCalLat2.hap1, whole genome shotgun sequence:
- the Mlec gene encoding malectin isoform X2, with protein MKLPILRSNPEDQILYQTERYNEETFGYEVPIKEEGDYVLVLKFAEVYFAQSQQKVFDVRLNGHVVVKDLDIFDRVGHSTAHDEIIPMSIRKGKLSVQGEVSTFTGKLYIEFVKGYYDNPKVCALYIMAGTVDDVPKLQPHPGLEKKEEEEEEEEYDEGSNLKRQTNKNRVQSGPRTPNPYASDNSSLMFPILVAFGVFIPTLFCLCRL; from the exons ATGAAACTGCCAATTCTGCGTTCCAACCCAGAGGACCAGATCCTGTATCAAACAGAGCGGTACAATGAAGAGACCTTTGGCTATGAAGTGCCCATCAAGGAGGAGGGGGACTATGTGCTGGTgttgaaatttgcagaggtctacTTTGCACAGTCCCAGCAGAAG GTATTTGATGTACGATTAAATGGCCATGTCGTGGTGAAGGATTTGGATATCTTTGATCGTGTTGGACATAGCACAGCTCATGATGAAATCATCCCTATGAGCATCAGAAAGGGGAAGCTGAGTGTACAGGGGGAAGTGTCCACCTTCACAGGGAAACTCTACATTGAGTTTGTCAAG GGGTATTATGACAATCCCAAAGTCTGTGCACTCTACATCATGGCTGGAACAGTGGATG ATGTACCAAAGCTACAGCCTCATCCAGGAttggagaagaaagaagaggaagaagaagaagaagaatatgatGAAGGGTCTAATCTAAAAAGACAGACCAATAAGAACCGGGTGCAGTCTGGTCCTCGCACACCCAACCCCTATGCCTCAGACAACAGCAGCCTCATGTTTCCCATCCTGGTGGCCTTTGGAGTCTTCATTCCAACCCTCTTCTGCCTCTGCCGGTTGTGA